Proteins from a single region of Rhodovibrio salinarum DSM 9154:
- a CDS encoding glycosyltransferase family 4 protein, which yields MTQPSNPPMDAEDANAHRPPTVLQVLPALETGGVEQGTVDVAVATAQAGWRALVASAGGLKTYAIERGGGRHIALPLDTKNPLKILRNAARLEEVIRREQVDIVHARSRAPAWSAYIAAKRTGVRFLTTFHGTYNFKGWLKRRYNAVMAKGERVIAISHFIAEHVKRHYAVPDSRIRVVPRGIDLRHFAAEGVAAERMIRLAHDWQLPDGVPVVMLPGRLTRWKGQLVLIDALARITDRDFICLLVGSDQGRTGYRDALTQRVRERGLESRVFIRDDCTDMPACYMLADVVVSASTDPEAFGRIAAEAQAMGRPLVASAHGGVPEQVIDGETAFLVPPGDDAALAEGVARALALDAEQRAAMAAAAREQAQQFSKTRMCADTLAVYEELLGWRDAPLTPEDSLHTAG from the coding sequence GTGACGCAGCCTAGCAATCCCCCGATGGACGCGGAAGATGCCAACGCGCACAGACCGCCGACCGTCCTACAGGTACTGCCAGCGCTCGAAACCGGCGGTGTCGAGCAGGGTACGGTCGACGTCGCCGTCGCAACGGCTCAAGCCGGCTGGCGCGCCCTGGTGGCAAGCGCCGGCGGGCTCAAGACCTATGCCATCGAACGCGGCGGCGGCAGGCACATCGCCCTGCCGCTGGACACCAAGAACCCGCTCAAGATCTTGCGTAACGCCGCCCGGCTGGAAGAGGTCATCCGGCGCGAGCAGGTCGACATCGTGCATGCCCGCTCGCGCGCACCGGCCTGGAGCGCGTATATCGCCGCCAAGCGTACGGGCGTCCGCTTCCTGACGACCTTTCACGGCACGTACAACTTCAAGGGCTGGCTCAAGCGCCGCTATAACGCGGTGATGGCGAAGGGCGAGCGGGTGATCGCGATCAGCCACTTCATCGCCGAGCATGTGAAGCGCCATTACGCCGTGCCCGACTCACGTATCCGCGTCGTTCCGCGCGGCATCGATCTGCGCCACTTCGCCGCCGAGGGCGTGGCCGCGGAACGCATGATCCGTCTGGCGCACGACTGGCAGCTGCCGGACGGCGTGCCGGTGGTGATGCTGCCAGGCCGCCTGACCCGCTGGAAGGGGCAGCTGGTGCTGATCGACGCCCTGGCACGGATCACCGACCGCGACTTCATCTGCCTGCTGGTCGGCTCCGACCAGGGGCGCACCGGCTACCGCGACGCCCTGACCCAGCGGGTGCGCGAACGTGGCCTGGAGTCCCGCGTGTTCATCCGAGACGACTGTACGGACATGCCGGCCTGCTACATGCTGGCCGATGTCGTCGTATCCGCCTCCACCGATCCCGAAGCGTTCGGCCGGATCGCCGCGGAGGCCCAGGCGATGGGCCGCCCGCTGGTCGCCAGCGCCCACGGCGGCGTACCGGAACAGGTCATCGACGGCGAGACCGCCTTCCTGGTGCCGCCGGGCGACGACGCGGCCCTGGCCGAAGGCGTGGCCCGCGCCCTCGCGCTCGACGCCGAGCAGCGCGCGGCCATGGCGGCGGCCGCACGCGAGCAGGCCCAGCAGTTCTCCAAGACCCGGATGTGCGCCGACACGCTGGCGGTCTACGAGGAACTGCTTGGCTGGCGCGACGCGCCTCTCACCCCCGAAGACAGCCTGCACACGGCCGGCTAG
- a CDS encoding alpha/beta hydrolase, which produces MSDTDGSAPQYLNRADGARIAYHHTPGETPGLMFLGGFASDMDGSKALALEAYAQARGRAFLRFDYQGHGQSSGRFADGTIGQWRDDALSALDQLTDGPQVLVGSSMGGWIMLLAALARPERIAGLVGIAAAPDFTDELLWSRLTTQQKQEIEDKGVWNMPSDYGDPVPITHQLIGEGRRHKLLDGPIAITCPVRLLQGTADDEVPADWALKLQNRLTSDDVEATLVKDADHRMSTDRDLQRLRDTLDRLFRDLG; this is translated from the coding sequence ATGAGCGATACCGACGGCTCCGCGCCGCAATACCTGAACCGCGCCGACGGCGCCCGCATCGCCTACCATCACACGCCCGGCGAGACCCCGGGACTGATGTTCCTTGGCGGCTTCGCCTCGGATATGGACGGGTCCAAGGCGTTGGCGCTGGAAGCCTACGCGCAGGCGCGTGGCCGCGCGTTTCTGCGGTTCGACTACCAGGGGCACGGGCAATCGTCCGGTCGATTCGCCGACGGCACGATCGGGCAATGGCGCGACGATGCGCTGAGCGCGCTCGACCAGCTGACCGATGGACCGCAGGTGCTGGTCGGCTCGTCGATGGGCGGCTGGATCATGCTGCTGGCGGCGCTGGCGCGGCCGGAAAGGATCGCCGGGCTGGTCGGCATCGCTGCCGCGCCGGATTTCACCGACGAGCTGCTGTGGTCGCGTCTGACCACGCAGCAGAAGCAGGAGATCGAGGACAAGGGGGTATGGAACATGCCCTCCGACTACGGCGACCCCGTGCCGATCACCCATCAGCTGATCGGTGAGGGCCGGCGGCATAAGCTGCTGGACGGGCCGATCGCGATCACCTGTCCGGTGCGTCTGCTGCAGGGGACCGCCGACGACGAGGTTCCCGCGGATTGGGCGCTCAAATTGCAGAACCGTCTGACCAGCGACGACGTCGAGGCGACGCTGGTCAAGGACGCGGACCACCGGATGTCCACGGACCGCGATTTACAGCGCCTGCGGGATACGCTGGACCGGCTGTTCCGCGATCTGGGCTAA
- a CDS encoding ferredoxin--NADP reductase produces the protein MSTARDKIREKLFAVEVTDVQHYTDRLFTLRTTRPGTFRFEAGEFTMIGLDTGQEIIQRAYSMTNASYDEELSFLSIKVQDGAFTSRLQYIEVGQEMLVGKKPTGTLTLDAVAPGRNLYLFSTGTGIAPFMSLIQEPEIYNRYERIILNHTCRLQAELVFDHYLREGIHEHPLIGEEAAQQLLYYPTVTREDYYRTGRITTHMDDGSLWGELGLDAMDPEKDRAMVCGGPEMLDALVNELTSRGFDAGDRGEAGGYAIEKAFVG, from the coding sequence ATGAGCACCGCACGCGACAAGATCCGCGAGAAGCTGTTTGCGGTCGAGGTGACCGACGTACAGCACTACACCGACCGGCTGTTCACGCTGCGCACCACGCGTCCGGGAACCTTCCGCTTTGAGGCCGGCGAATTTACGATGATCGGCCTGGACACCGGGCAGGAGATCATCCAGCGCGCCTATTCGATGACCAACGCCAGCTACGACGAGGAACTTAGCTTCCTGTCGATCAAGGTGCAGGACGGCGCGTTCACCTCCCGGCTGCAGTACATCGAGGTCGGTCAGGAGATGCTGGTCGGCAAGAAGCCGACGGGCACGCTCACGCTCGACGCCGTGGCCCCAGGGCGCAATCTCTACCTCTTCTCCACCGGCACCGGCATCGCGCCGTTCATGAGCCTGATCCAGGAGCCGGAGATCTATAACCGCTACGAGCGGATCATCCTCAACCACACCTGCCGTCTGCAAGCGGAGCTGGTGTTCGATCACTACCTGCGCGAGGGCATCCACGAGCACCCGCTGATCGGCGAGGAAGCCGCCCAGCAGCTGCTCTACTACCCGACCGTGACGCGCGAGGACTATTACCGCACCGGCCGGATCACGACGCACATGGACGACGGCAGCCTGTGGGGCGAGCTCGGCCTGGACGCGATGGATCCGGAGAAAGACCGGGCCATGGTCTGCGGCGGTCCGGAGATGCTGGACGCGCTGGTCAACGAGTTGACGTCCCGCGGCTTCGACGCTGGCGACCGTGGCGAGGCCGGCGGCTACGCCATCGAGAAGGCGTTCGTCGGCTAG
- a CDS encoding branched-chain amino acid ABC transporter permease, whose product MDAATLAKGIFVAVPLVLLGLKLIPLRGVLRLPAALVAGVAAGIAVVALMPTGGLSYLVSFTIMASIYAILALGLNTQWGFNGHLNFGIAGFFAIGAFTTALFTTAEPTGVMANYTQQAFGLEAPFLIGVLAGGVVSGIVAFLIAIPVLRLRMDFLAISTIGIAEIIRLIFQNERWLANGPQPLRGIPRPLDCLVQEPSCAPGWLGWLFGPLEPRDYTFFYLVLITLCLAAIYILLETALRSPWGRTLRAVRDEEASAAMNGKNLTALRIQSFVVGAVVMGLGGALYAHYTVTIDYSHFKPLFSTFIIWVMLMLGGSGNNKGAILGAFIIWGVWSGTSFLTGLLEPTLAAIHPTLPDRSSYLRWMLVAILLAGIVLFRPQGLIPEDKVVSRFLGKISNPKRKQHSQV is encoded by the coding sequence ATGGACGCCGCAACGCTTGCCAAAGGCATCTTCGTCGCCGTCCCCCTGGTCCTGCTGGGGCTCAAACTGATCCCGCTGCGCGGCGTGCTGCGCCTGCCCGCGGCGCTCGTCGCGGGCGTCGCCGCCGGCATCGCGGTGGTCGCGCTGATGCCGACCGGCGGGCTCAGCTACCTGGTCAGCTTCACCATCATGGCCAGCATCTACGCCATCCTGGCTTTGGGGCTGAACACGCAGTGGGGCTTCAACGGCCACCTTAACTTCGGCATCGCGGGCTTCTTCGCGATCGGGGCGTTCACCACGGCGCTGTTCACCACCGCCGAGCCGACCGGCGTGATGGCGAACTACACCCAGCAGGCCTTCGGGCTGGAAGCGCCGTTCCTGATCGGCGTGCTGGCCGGCGGCGTGGTGTCGGGCATCGTGGCGTTCCTGATCGCGATCCCGGTGCTGCGCCTGCGCATGGACTTCCTGGCAATTTCCACCATCGGGATCGCGGAGATCATCCGCCTGATCTTCCAGAACGAACGCTGGCTCGCCAACGGCCCGCAGCCGCTGCGCGGCATCCCCCGGCCGCTGGACTGCCTGGTGCAGGAACCGTCCTGCGCCCCCGGCTGGCTTGGCTGGCTGTTCGGGCCGCTGGAGCCGCGCGACTACACCTTCTTCTACCTGGTGCTGATCACGCTGTGCTTGGCGGCGATCTACATCCTGCTGGAGACCGCCCTGCGCTCGCCCTGGGGGCGTACGCTGCGGGCCGTGCGCGACGAAGAGGCGTCCGCGGCGATGAACGGCAAGAACCTGACCGCCTTGCGCATCCAGTCGTTCGTCGTCGGTGCGGTGGTAATGGGCCTGGGCGGGGCCCTCTACGCCCACTACACCGTCACGATCGACTACAGCCACTTCAAGCCGCTGTTCTCCACCTTCATCATTTGGGTGATGCTGATGCTGGGCGGCAGCGGCAACAACAAGGGCGCGATCCTGGGCGCCTTCATCATTTGGGGGGTCTGGTCGGGCACCTCTTTCCTGACCGGACTGCTGGAACCGACGCTTGCGGCGATTCATCCCACCCTGCCCGACCGCAGCAGCTACCTGCGGTGGATGCTGGTCGCCATTCTGCTCGCGGGAATCGTGCTATTCCGTCCGCAGGGTCTGATCCCGGAAGACAAGGTGGTCAGCCGTTTTCTGGGAAAAATCAGCAACCCGAAAAGAAAACAACATTCTCAGGTGTAG
- a CDS encoding branched-chain amino acid ABC transporter permease translates to MTQASEGARATLGPRPGERLKAALQTRTALAAVIAIFFVALILGGLAQDAEPARILSLFVWGIMLGGVIGLGGIGLTLVYGVLKFPNFSHGALTTLGAYIAFSTVAYLPKSEPIGPFSFGWELVAGLAIAMPLVGLVAIGVDRVMYRRLRRQGSSLVLFAMASLAMAFFLRSVIYLIWGSDFRFYYEGRANPALDLPLGLRVQADQIFILVLAFVLVTLVYLLLEKTKMGKAMRATANNPELAQVRGINTEKVIAYTWMLSGALASAGGVMYGLASQLRPEMGFWLLLPMFAAVIMGSIGNPRGALAGAVIIGVAQQVSSAAINPAYGPGVAFFLLVLTLLIRPQGLFGERS, encoded by the coding sequence ATGACCCAAGCGAGCGAAGGCGCCCGGGCCACGCTCGGCCCGCGCCCGGGCGAACGGCTAAAAGCCGCGCTGCAAACGCGCACCGCGCTGGCGGCGGTAATCGCGATCTTCTTCGTCGCCCTAATCCTGGGCGGGCTGGCCCAGGACGCCGAACCGGCACGCATTTTGTCCCTGTTCGTCTGGGGGATCATGCTGGGCGGCGTGATCGGCCTGGGCGGCATCGGGCTGACGCTGGTCTACGGCGTGCTGAAGTTCCCCAACTTCTCGCACGGCGCCTTGACCACATTGGGCGCCTACATCGCCTTCTCCACCGTCGCCTACCTGCCGAAGAGCGAGCCGATCGGCCCGTTCTCCTTCGGCTGGGAGCTGGTGGCGGGCCTGGCGATCGCCATGCCGCTGGTCGGCCTGGTCGCGATCGGCGTCGACCGGGTGATGTACCGCCGGCTGCGCCGCCAGGGCAGTTCGCTGGTGCTGTTCGCCATGGCCTCGCTCGCCATGGCGTTCTTCCTGCGCTCGGTGATTTACCTGATCTGGGGCTCGGACTTCCGGTTCTATTACGAGGGTCGGGCGAACCCCGCGCTCGACCTGCCGCTCGGGCTCAGGGTGCAGGCGGACCAGATCTTCATCCTGGTGCTCGCCTTCGTGCTGGTGACGCTGGTCTACCTGCTCCTGGAGAAGACCAAGATGGGCAAGGCGATGCGCGCCACCGCCAACAACCCCGAGCTGGCGCAGGTCCGCGGGATCAACACCGAAAAGGTGATCGCCTACACCTGGATGCTCTCGGGCGCGCTCGCCTCGGCCGGCGGCGTGATGTACGGCCTCGCCTCGCAGTTGCGCCCGGAGATGGGCTTCTGGTTGCTGCTGCCGATGTTCGCGGCCGTGATCATGGGCTCGATCGGCAATCCGCGCGGCGCCCTCGCCGGCGCGGTCATCATCGGCGTGGCGCAGCAGGTCTCCAGCGCGGCGATCAACCCGGCCTACGGGCCCGGCGTCGCCTTCTTCCTGCTGGTGCTGACGCTGCTGATCCGCCCGCAAGGCCTGTTCGGCGAGAGGAGCTAA
- a CDS encoding ABC transporter ATP-binding protein gives MPLLKVDRVTCGYGDMQVLTDVSIEVQRGEVVSIIGPNGAGKSTVMKAVFGLLHPWSGTIEFDGVDISRHEPYQIVETGMCYVPQVANVFTELTVDENLDMGAFVRADSEVGQRKEQIFELFPRLYERRRQKAGKMSGGERQMVAMGSALMLDPKLILLDEPSAGLAPKMVDHIFERIVHINQTFNIAVMMVEQNAKQSLQMAHRGYVMASGENRVEGTGEELLNDPDVARLYLGG, from the coding sequence ATGCCGCTGCTGAAGGTTGATCGGGTCACCTGCGGCTACGGCGACATGCAGGTGCTCACCGATGTCTCGATCGAAGTCCAGCGAGGCGAAGTCGTCTCGATCATCGGGCCCAACGGGGCCGGCAAATCGACCGTCATGAAGGCGGTGTTTGGCCTGCTGCATCCCTGGTCCGGGACGATCGAATTCGACGGTGTCGATATCTCGCGCCACGAGCCGTACCAGATCGTCGAAACGGGCATGTGCTACGTGCCGCAGGTCGCCAACGTGTTCACCGAACTGACGGTGGACGAGAACCTGGACATGGGGGCGTTCGTGCGCGCCGACAGCGAGGTCGGGCAGCGCAAGGAACAGATCTTCGAGTTGTTCCCGCGGCTCTACGAGCGCCGCCGTCAGAAGGCCGGGAAGATGTCCGGCGGCGAGCGGCAGATGGTCGCGATGGGCAGTGCGCTGATGCTCGACCCCAAGCTGATCCTGCTCGACGAGCCGTCCGCCGGGCTCGCGCCCAAGATGGTCGACCACATCTTCGAGCGGATCGTGCACATCAATCAGACGTTCAACATCGCGGTGATGATGGTCGAGCAGAACGCCAAACAGTCGCTGCAGATGGCCCACCGCGGCTACGTCATGGCGAGCGGCGAGAATCGCGTCGAGGGCACGGGCGAGGAACTGCTGAACGACCCCGACGTCGCCCGCCTGTACCTGGGAGGCTAG
- a CDS encoding ABC transporter ATP-binding protein gives MSDTSAQGAGTGAGEVLLDVQDLTKSFDGLRAVDHASLQVKRGTITGLIGPNGAGKTSLFNLITGAITPDSGRVTFRGHDITGLPSHRIFEHKLCRTFQIPREHMSMTVLENLMLVPGNQIGERFWNVWFRPGAVRAEEERIRAKADEVLEFIDLAHLRGELAGRLSGGQKKLLELGRILMAEPELVLLDEPGAGVNRTLMQRLTDNIQYLQRERGITFLLIEHDMDLVMNVCDPVIVMSEGTKLMQGAPEEVRNDPRVLEAYLGGQYAAAEG, from the coding sequence GTGTCTGACACGTCAGCCCAAGGCGCGGGGACCGGAGCGGGCGAGGTTCTGCTGGACGTACAGGATCTGACCAAGAGCTTCGACGGTCTCCGCGCGGTCGACCACGCCAGCCTGCAGGTCAAACGCGGCACGATCACCGGCCTGATCGGGCCAAACGGGGCCGGCAAGACTTCGCTGTTCAACCTGATCACCGGCGCAATCACGCCGGACAGCGGCCGCGTCACCTTCCGCGGTCACGACATCACCGGCCTGCCCTCGCACCGGATCTTCGAGCACAAGCTGTGCCGGACCTTCCAGATCCCGCGCGAACACATGAGCATGACGGTACTGGAAAACCTCATGCTGGTGCCCGGCAATCAGATCGGGGAGCGATTCTGGAACGTCTGGTTCCGGCCCGGCGCCGTGCGCGCGGAGGAAGAGCGCATCCGCGCCAAGGCGGACGAGGTGCTGGAGTTCATCGACCTCGCCCACCTGCGCGGCGAACTGGCCGGTCGGCTGTCCGGCGGGCAGAAGAAGCTGCTCGAGCTGGGTCGCATCCTGATGGCCGAGCCCGAGCTGGTGCTGCTGGACGAGCCGGGCGCCGGCGTGAACCGGACGCTGATGCAGCGTCTGACCGACAACATCCAGTACCTGCAGCGCGAGCGCGGCATCACCTTCCTGTTGATCGAGCACGACATGGACCTGGTGATGAACGTCTGCGACCCGGTCATCGTCATGAGCGAGGGCACCAAGCTGATGCAAGGAGCCCCGGAAGAGGTGCGCAACGACCCGCGGGTCCTGGAAGCTTATTTGGGTGGTCAGTATGCCGCTGCTGAAGGTTGA
- a CDS encoding GNAT family N-acetyltransferase, with product MQIGLIQGITLRMTQAYRLPEEFETTRYRLRRAVPGDAPAIFASYATDRAVTRYLSWRPHTQVRETEEFLAAVAAEWEVGQGFPLVVFPRSEPTDLIGMFHPHVDGTTVTYGYVLAARAWGHGCASEVMTWLVEHALIHPAIHRAEAFCDVDNRASARVMEKAGMAREGLLRRLFLHPNVSPAPRDCFIYAKVR from the coding sequence TTGCAGATCGGGCTGATCCAGGGCATCACCTTGCGTATGACCCAAGCCTATCGCCTCCCCGAGGAGTTCGAGACCACGCGCTACCGCTTGCGCCGGGCTGTGCCAGGCGATGCGCCTGCGATCTTCGCAAGCTATGCCACCGACCGTGCGGTGACGCGGTATCTTAGCTGGCGCCCGCATACACAGGTCCGTGAGACGGAGGAATTTCTGGCGGCCGTTGCGGCAGAATGGGAGGTTGGACAGGGCTTTCCCTTGGTCGTCTTTCCGCGTTCCGAGCCCACGGATCTGATCGGCATGTTTCACCCCCATGTTGATGGGACCACGGTGACTTACGGCTACGTTCTGGCCGCACGTGCGTGGGGGCATGGATGTGCCAGCGAAGTGATGACCTGGCTGGTCGAGCATGCCCTGATACACCCGGCGATCCACCGGGCGGAGGCCTTCTGCGATGTCGACAATCGGGCTTCCGCCCGGGTCATGGAAAAGGCGGGGATGGCGCGCGAAGGCTTGCTGCGCCGTCTGTTCCTTCATCCCAACGTCTCCCCCGCACCCCGAGATTGTTTCATCTATGCCAAGGTGCGCTAG